The Candidatus Liberimonas magnetica genome contains a region encoding:
- a CDS encoding GIY-YIG nuclease family protein, giving the protein MSTCRFIKRWDEFRPQEDINKIPRNTKGIYALLKEDKGHGVYNVVYIGLSAGEKAGVLGRIRKHSKKKHKQWTHFTIFEVHENIYKDEIHELEALFRQIYSKDSRANKLNKQRRYKKFNKIRVKLKDWKLV; this is encoded by the coding sequence ATGTCCACATGTAGGTTTATAAAGCGCTGGGATGAATTCAGACCACAAGAAGATATTAATAAGATCCCCCGCAATACAAAGGGTATTTATGCTCTTTTAAAGGAAGATAAGGGACATGGTGTTTACAATGTTGTTTATATTGGTCTTTCTGCTGGGGAAAAAGCAGGGGTGCTCGGCAGGATTAGAAAACATTCTAAGAAGAAACATAAACAATGGACGCACTTCACTATTTTCGAAGTACATGAAAACATATACAAAGATGAAATTCATGAATTGGAAGCTTTATTTAGACAAATATATAGTAAAGACTCAAGGGCAAACAAATTAAATAAGCAACGTCGTTACAAAAAATTTAATAAAATAAGGGTTAAATTAAAAGATTGGAAACTTGTTTGA